The following coding sequences lie in one Arachis ipaensis cultivar K30076 chromosome B05, Araip1.1, whole genome shotgun sequence genomic window:
- the LOC107643150 gene encoding uncharacterized protein LOC107643150, producing MESLEEKVSMFMDDDEEEEQYECDSSMEDLLYSESLRGGDSLAETTLYWESQVALLQEIMERYQPAGSKLRQEVGQIIKEVKTSDFCSCFKPNSSHCTTCFRRQVVAMLCHKGFNTRLRISKWGTTKKFPGGSHEFIEVIANTVTRKKQITFLVELEFRDQFKIATAGKAYQKLVSCLPELYVGKPECLTAIVRVMCEAAKKSLKEKKMHIGPWRKSGFMQMKWSGFNQTLALENSAGDIPANEPYLRISGAPSVLVT from the exons ATGGAGAGCTTGGAAGAGAAAGTGTCCATGTTCAtggatgatgatgaagaagaagaacaatacGAATGTGACTCTTCTATGGAGGATCTCTTGTATTCCGAAAGCCTCCGTGGCGGCGATTCGCTGGCGGAAACAACCTTGTATTGGGAATCTCAGGTGGCACTGCTTCAG gAAATTATGGAGAGGTATCAGCCAGCAGGGTCGAAATTGAGGCAAGAGGTAGGTCAAATAATAAAGGAGGTTAAGACTTCAGATTTTTGTAGCTGCTTCAAGCCAAACTCTTCACATTGCACCACCTGCTTCAGAAGACAAGTAGTTGCTATGCTCTGCCACAAAGGGTTCAATACAAGACTTCGCATATCCAAATGGGGAACCACAAAAAAGTTTCCTGGAG GGTCTCACGAGTTTATTGAAGTGATAGCAAACACTGTAACAAGGAAGAAGCAGATCACgtttctagttgaacttgagtTCAGGGACCAGTTTAAGATAGCAACAGCTGGTAAAGCATACCAGAAACTTGTATCCTGTTTGCCGGAACTTTATGTCGGGAAGCCAGAATGCTTAACTGCCATCGTTCGAGTCATGTGTGAAGCTGCCAAAAAGTCATTGAAAGAGAAGAAAATGCACATTGGTCCATGGAGGAAGAGTGGATTCATGCAAATGAAGTGGTCAGGCTTCAATCAAACATTGGCTTTAGAAAATTCCGCAGGTGATATTCCAGCTAATGAACCTTACCTGAGAATTTCTGGTGCTCCTTCTGTGCTAGTCACATGA
- the LOC107643148 gene encoding light-mediated development protein DET1 isoform X3, translating into MFFKSSNITARIFDRQICTPAPGTSVHYARKFYENLVPSYTVYEVECPDHSFRKFTDDGQYLISFSRNLQELIVYRPRWLSFSCKDEDCDNHDLPLKAKRFESFFTQLYCVPLASCNELICKDFFLYMESNKFGLFATSTAQVHDALAVGGAVQGVPSIEKITFHLLRLEDGFVLDEKVFCNDFVNLAHNMGVFLYDDLLAIVSLRYQIIHILQIRDSGNLVHVRAIGEFCREDDELFLNSNAQGMALSDKNKQQQLLGNHIDNNIHQAQPNPGNSFLSGIKQRLLSFMFRGLWNEETDDTLRVQKIRQKFYFHFQDYCDLIIWKVQFLDRHHLLIKFGSVDGGRQVSRHADTHPAFVAVYNMDTTEIVSFYQNSADELYMLFEQFCDHFYATSRNSMHMNFISSHSNNIHALEQLRSIKDKASSSSQFMKKMLSSLPFSCQSLSPSPYFDQSLFRFDDKLISATDRHKQSTDHPIKFILRRHPYSLRFKIKPGPEAGSMDGRAKKISWFLFHPVLPLALSVQQTLIMQPPLVNISVVNIHFRR; encoded by the exons ATGTTCTTCAAAAGCAGTAATATTACAGCTAGGATTTTCGATCGTCAGATTTGCACTCCTGCTCCTGGCACCAGT GTTCATTATGCCAGGAAGTTCTATGAAAACTTGGTACCAAGTTACACGGTATACGAGGTTGAATGCCCAGACCATTCATTTCGTAAATTCACTGATGATGGTCAATACCTTATAAGTTTTAGCAGAAATCTGCAAGAGCTGATTGTTTATAGGCCTAGATGGCTTTCATTTTCATGCAAAGATGAAGACTGTGACAACCATGATTTGCCGTTGAAAGCAAAGAGATTTGAGAGTTTTTTCACTCAATTATATTGTGTACCACTTGCTTCTTGCAATGAACTCATATGTAAAGACTTCTTTCTTTATATGGAGAGTAATAAATTTGGACTGTTTGCCACTTCTACGGCCCAAGTTCATGATGCACTTGCTGTTGGAGGAGCTGTCCAGGGTGTCCCTTCAATAGAAAAGATAACTTTCCACCTCTTGAG GTTGGAAGATGGATTTGTCCTCGATGAGAAAGTCTTCTGTAACGACTTTGTTAATTTGGCCCATAACATGGGTGTGTTCTTGTATGATGACCTATTGGCAATTGTATCACTTCGCTATCAAATAATACACATTCTCCAAATAAGGGACTCTGGAAACCTTGTTCATGTACGTGCTATTGGGGAATTCTGCCGTGAAGATGATGAACTTTTTCTCAATTCTAATGCTCAG GGCATGGCACTTTCTGACAAAAACAAACAGCAGCAGCTTCTTGGGAACCACATTGATAATAACATACACCAAGCACAGCCTAATCCAGGGAATTCTTTTCTAAGTGGTATAAAGCAGCGATTACTTTCATTCATGTTCCGGGGACTATGGAATGAAGAAACCGATGATACCTTG AGGGTCCAAAAAATCAGGCAGAAATTTTACTTCCACTTTCAAGATTATTGTGATTTGATTATCTGGAAG GTGCAGTTCTTGGACCGACACCACTTGCTAATCAAGTTTGGCAGTGTAGATGGAGGG CGCCAGGTGTCCCGACATGCTGATACGCACCCTGCTTTTGTTGCTGTGTATAACATGGATACAACTGAAATCGTATCTTTTTATCAG AATTCAGCAGACGAACTTTATATGCTGTTTGAGCAGTTCTGTGACCATTTCTATGCAACATCAAGAAATTCAATGCATATGAACTTCATATCATCTCATTCAAATAATATTCATGCCCTCGAACAGCTAAGGAGCATAAAAGATAAGGCAAGCAGCTCTTCACAG TTTATGAAGAAGATGCTATCCTCTTTGCCTTTCAGCTGCCAGTCACTGAGTCCTTCTCCTTACTTTGACCAATCTCTTTTCCGGTTTGACGATAAG CTGATTTCTGCAACTGATCGGCATAAGCAATCAACTGACCATCCAATCAAGTTCATTTTAAGAAGGCATCCATATTCCCTCAGGTTTAAGATCAAACCAG GCCCTGAAGCTGGTAGTATGGATGGTCGCGCCAAGAAGATCTCTTGGTTTCTTTTTCACCCGGTTTTGCCTCTTGCTCTCTCTGTTCAACAGACTTTGATCATGCAGCCCCCACTTGTAAATATTTCAGTTGTAAATATTCACTTTCGAAGATGA
- the LOC107643148 gene encoding light-mediated development protein DET1 isoform X4: MFFKSSNITARIFDRQICTPAPGTSVHYARKFYENLVPSYTVYEVECPDHSFRKFTDDGQYLISFSRNLQELIVYRPRWLSFSCKDEDCDNHDLPLKAKRFESFFTQLYCVPLASCNELICKDFFLYMESNKFGLFATSTAQVHDALAVGGAVQGVPSIEKITFHLLRLEDGFVLDEKVFCNDFVNLAHNMGVFLYDDLLAIVSLRYQIIHILQIRDSGNLVHVRAIGEFCREDDELFLNSNAQGMALSDKNKQQQLLGNHIDNNIHQAQPNPGNSFLSGIKQRLLSFMFRGLWNEETDDTLRVQKIRQKFYFHFQDYCDLIIWKVQFLDRHHLLIKFGSVDGGVSRHADTHPAFVAVYNMDTTEIVSFYQNSADELYMLFEQFCDHFYATSRNSMHMNFISSHSNNIHALEQLRSIKDKASSSSQFMKKMLSSLPFSCQSLSPSPYFDQSLFRFDDKLISATDRHKQSTDHPIKFILRRHPYSLRFKIKPGPEAGSMDGRAKKISWFLFHPVLPLALSVQQTLIMQPPLVNISVVNIHFRR, translated from the exons ATGTTCTTCAAAAGCAGTAATATTACAGCTAGGATTTTCGATCGTCAGATTTGCACTCCTGCTCCTGGCACCAGT GTTCATTATGCCAGGAAGTTCTATGAAAACTTGGTACCAAGTTACACGGTATACGAGGTTGAATGCCCAGACCATTCATTTCGTAAATTCACTGATGATGGTCAATACCTTATAAGTTTTAGCAGAAATCTGCAAGAGCTGATTGTTTATAGGCCTAGATGGCTTTCATTTTCATGCAAAGATGAAGACTGTGACAACCATGATTTGCCGTTGAAAGCAAAGAGATTTGAGAGTTTTTTCACTCAATTATATTGTGTACCACTTGCTTCTTGCAATGAACTCATATGTAAAGACTTCTTTCTTTATATGGAGAGTAATAAATTTGGACTGTTTGCCACTTCTACGGCCCAAGTTCATGATGCACTTGCTGTTGGAGGAGCTGTCCAGGGTGTCCCTTCAATAGAAAAGATAACTTTCCACCTCTTGAG GTTGGAAGATGGATTTGTCCTCGATGAGAAAGTCTTCTGTAACGACTTTGTTAATTTGGCCCATAACATGGGTGTGTTCTTGTATGATGACCTATTGGCAATTGTATCACTTCGCTATCAAATAATACACATTCTCCAAATAAGGGACTCTGGAAACCTTGTTCATGTACGTGCTATTGGGGAATTCTGCCGTGAAGATGATGAACTTTTTCTCAATTCTAATGCTCAG GGCATGGCACTTTCTGACAAAAACAAACAGCAGCAGCTTCTTGGGAACCACATTGATAATAACATACACCAAGCACAGCCTAATCCAGGGAATTCTTTTCTAAGTGGTATAAAGCAGCGATTACTTTCATTCATGTTCCGGGGACTATGGAATGAAGAAACCGATGATACCTTG AGGGTCCAAAAAATCAGGCAGAAATTTTACTTCCACTTTCAAGATTATTGTGATTTGATTATCTGGAAG GTGCAGTTCTTGGACCGACACCACTTGCTAATCAAGTTTGGCAGTGTAGATGGAGGG GTGTCCCGACATGCTGATACGCACCCTGCTTTTGTTGCTGTGTATAACATGGATACAACTGAAATCGTATCTTTTTATCAG AATTCAGCAGACGAACTTTATATGCTGTTTGAGCAGTTCTGTGACCATTTCTATGCAACATCAAGAAATTCAATGCATATGAACTTCATATCATCTCATTCAAATAATATTCATGCCCTCGAACAGCTAAGGAGCATAAAAGATAAGGCAAGCAGCTCTTCACAG TTTATGAAGAAGATGCTATCCTCTTTGCCTTTCAGCTGCCAGTCACTGAGTCCTTCTCCTTACTTTGACCAATCTCTTTTCCGGTTTGACGATAAG CTGATTTCTGCAACTGATCGGCATAAGCAATCAACTGACCATCCAATCAAGTTCATTTTAAGAAGGCATCCATATTCCCTCAGGTTTAAGATCAAACCAG GCCCTGAAGCTGGTAGTATGGATGGTCGCGCCAAGAAGATCTCTTGGTTTCTTTTTCACCCGGTTTTGCCTCTTGCTCTCTCTGTTCAACAGACTTTGATCATGCAGCCCCCACTTGTAAATATTTCAGTTGTAAATATTCACTTTCGAAGATGA
- the LOC107643148 gene encoding light-mediated development protein DET1 isoform X2: MSYAKYSLLFFLLIILSLLSLSLQSPNFISLLATPVAVCTVGGFFFFFSAHSSLVHYARKFYENLVPSYTVYEVECPDHSFRKFTDDGQYLISFSRNLQELIVYRPRWLSFSCKDEDCDNHDLPLKAKRFESFFTQLYCVPLASCNELICKDFFLYMESNKFGLFATSTAQVHDALAVGGAVQGVPSIEKITFHLLRLEDGFVLDEKVFCNDFVNLAHNMGVFLYDDLLAIVSLRYQIIHILQIRDSGNLVHVRAIGEFCREDDELFLNSNAQGMALSDKNKQQQLLGNHIDNNIHQAQPNPGNSFLSGIKQRLLSFMFRGLWNEETDDTLRVQKIRQKFYFHFQDYCDLIIWKVQFLDRHHLLIKFGSVDGGVSRHADTHPAFVAVYNMDTTEIVSFYQNSADELYMLFEQFCDHFYATSRNSMHMNFISSHSNNIHALEQLRSIKDKASSSSQFMKKMLSSLPFSCQSLSPSPYFDQSLFRFDDKLISATDRHKQSTDHPIKFILRRHPYSLRFKIKPGPEAGSMDGRAKKISWFLFHPVLPLALSVQQTLIMQPPLVNISVVNIHFRR, encoded by the exons ATGTCATACGCCAAATActcccttctcttcttccttctcattatattatcattactctctctctctctccaatccCCTAATTTCATTTCTCTTCTCGCGACGCCAGTGGCAGTGTGCACAGTGggtggtttcttcttcttcttctctgctcaTTCTTCACTC GTTCATTATGCCAGGAAGTTCTATGAAAACTTGGTACCAAGTTACACGGTATACGAGGTTGAATGCCCAGACCATTCATTTCGTAAATTCACTGATGATGGTCAATACCTTATAAGTTTTAGCAGAAATCTGCAAGAGCTGATTGTTTATAGGCCTAGATGGCTTTCATTTTCATGCAAAGATGAAGACTGTGACAACCATGATTTGCCGTTGAAAGCAAAGAGATTTGAGAGTTTTTTCACTCAATTATATTGTGTACCACTTGCTTCTTGCAATGAACTCATATGTAAAGACTTCTTTCTTTATATGGAGAGTAATAAATTTGGACTGTTTGCCACTTCTACGGCCCAAGTTCATGATGCACTTGCTGTTGGAGGAGCTGTCCAGGGTGTCCCTTCAATAGAAAAGATAACTTTCCACCTCTTGAG GTTGGAAGATGGATTTGTCCTCGATGAGAAAGTCTTCTGTAACGACTTTGTTAATTTGGCCCATAACATGGGTGTGTTCTTGTATGATGACCTATTGGCAATTGTATCACTTCGCTATCAAATAATACACATTCTCCAAATAAGGGACTCTGGAAACCTTGTTCATGTACGTGCTATTGGGGAATTCTGCCGTGAAGATGATGAACTTTTTCTCAATTCTAATGCTCAG GGCATGGCACTTTCTGACAAAAACAAACAGCAGCAGCTTCTTGGGAACCACATTGATAATAACATACACCAAGCACAGCCTAATCCAGGGAATTCTTTTCTAAGTGGTATAAAGCAGCGATTACTTTCATTCATGTTCCGGGGACTATGGAATGAAGAAACCGATGATACCTTG AGGGTCCAAAAAATCAGGCAGAAATTTTACTTCCACTTTCAAGATTATTGTGATTTGATTATCTGGAAG GTGCAGTTCTTGGACCGACACCACTTGCTAATCAAGTTTGGCAGTGTAGATGGAGGG GTGTCCCGACATGCTGATACGCACCCTGCTTTTGTTGCTGTGTATAACATGGATACAACTGAAATCGTATCTTTTTATCAG AATTCAGCAGACGAACTTTATATGCTGTTTGAGCAGTTCTGTGACCATTTCTATGCAACATCAAGAAATTCAATGCATATGAACTTCATATCATCTCATTCAAATAATATTCATGCCCTCGAACAGCTAAGGAGCATAAAAGATAAGGCAAGCAGCTCTTCACAG TTTATGAAGAAGATGCTATCCTCTTTGCCTTTCAGCTGCCAGTCACTGAGTCCTTCTCCTTACTTTGACCAATCTCTTTTCCGGTTTGACGATAAG CTGATTTCTGCAACTGATCGGCATAAGCAATCAACTGACCATCCAATCAAGTTCATTTTAAGAAGGCATCCATATTCCCTCAGGTTTAAGATCAAACCAG GCCCTGAAGCTGGTAGTATGGATGGTCGCGCCAAGAAGATCTCTTGGTTTCTTTTTCACCCGGTTTTGCCTCTTGCTCTCTCTGTTCAACAGACTTTGATCATGCAGCCCCCACTTGTAAATATTTCAGTTGTAAATATTCACTTTCGAAGATGA
- the LOC107643148 gene encoding light-mediated development protein DET1 isoform X1: MSYAKYSLLFFLLIILSLLSLSLQSPNFISLLATPVAVCTVGGFFFFFSAHSSLVHYARKFYENLVPSYTVYEVECPDHSFRKFTDDGQYLISFSRNLQELIVYRPRWLSFSCKDEDCDNHDLPLKAKRFESFFTQLYCVPLASCNELICKDFFLYMESNKFGLFATSTAQVHDALAVGGAVQGVPSIEKITFHLLRLEDGFVLDEKVFCNDFVNLAHNMGVFLYDDLLAIVSLRYQIIHILQIRDSGNLVHVRAIGEFCREDDELFLNSNAQGMALSDKNKQQQLLGNHIDNNIHQAQPNPGNSFLSGIKQRLLSFMFRGLWNEETDDTLRVQKIRQKFYFHFQDYCDLIIWKVQFLDRHHLLIKFGSVDGGRQVSRHADTHPAFVAVYNMDTTEIVSFYQNSADELYMLFEQFCDHFYATSRNSMHMNFISSHSNNIHALEQLRSIKDKASSSSQFMKKMLSSLPFSCQSLSPSPYFDQSLFRFDDKLISATDRHKQSTDHPIKFILRRHPYSLRFKIKPGPEAGSMDGRAKKISWFLFHPVLPLALSVQQTLIMQPPLVNISVVNIHFRR; encoded by the exons ATGTCATACGCCAAATActcccttctcttcttccttctcattatattatcattactctctctctctctccaatccCCTAATTTCATTTCTCTTCTCGCGACGCCAGTGGCAGTGTGCACAGTGggtggtttcttcttcttcttctctgctcaTTCTTCACTC GTTCATTATGCCAGGAAGTTCTATGAAAACTTGGTACCAAGTTACACGGTATACGAGGTTGAATGCCCAGACCATTCATTTCGTAAATTCACTGATGATGGTCAATACCTTATAAGTTTTAGCAGAAATCTGCAAGAGCTGATTGTTTATAGGCCTAGATGGCTTTCATTTTCATGCAAAGATGAAGACTGTGACAACCATGATTTGCCGTTGAAAGCAAAGAGATTTGAGAGTTTTTTCACTCAATTATATTGTGTACCACTTGCTTCTTGCAATGAACTCATATGTAAAGACTTCTTTCTTTATATGGAGAGTAATAAATTTGGACTGTTTGCCACTTCTACGGCCCAAGTTCATGATGCACTTGCTGTTGGAGGAGCTGTCCAGGGTGTCCCTTCAATAGAAAAGATAACTTTCCACCTCTTGAG GTTGGAAGATGGATTTGTCCTCGATGAGAAAGTCTTCTGTAACGACTTTGTTAATTTGGCCCATAACATGGGTGTGTTCTTGTATGATGACCTATTGGCAATTGTATCACTTCGCTATCAAATAATACACATTCTCCAAATAAGGGACTCTGGAAACCTTGTTCATGTACGTGCTATTGGGGAATTCTGCCGTGAAGATGATGAACTTTTTCTCAATTCTAATGCTCAG GGCATGGCACTTTCTGACAAAAACAAACAGCAGCAGCTTCTTGGGAACCACATTGATAATAACATACACCAAGCACAGCCTAATCCAGGGAATTCTTTTCTAAGTGGTATAAAGCAGCGATTACTTTCATTCATGTTCCGGGGACTATGGAATGAAGAAACCGATGATACCTTG AGGGTCCAAAAAATCAGGCAGAAATTTTACTTCCACTTTCAAGATTATTGTGATTTGATTATCTGGAAG GTGCAGTTCTTGGACCGACACCACTTGCTAATCAAGTTTGGCAGTGTAGATGGAGGG CGCCAGGTGTCCCGACATGCTGATACGCACCCTGCTTTTGTTGCTGTGTATAACATGGATACAACTGAAATCGTATCTTTTTATCAG AATTCAGCAGACGAACTTTATATGCTGTTTGAGCAGTTCTGTGACCATTTCTATGCAACATCAAGAAATTCAATGCATATGAACTTCATATCATCTCATTCAAATAATATTCATGCCCTCGAACAGCTAAGGAGCATAAAAGATAAGGCAAGCAGCTCTTCACAG TTTATGAAGAAGATGCTATCCTCTTTGCCTTTCAGCTGCCAGTCACTGAGTCCTTCTCCTTACTTTGACCAATCTCTTTTCCGGTTTGACGATAAG CTGATTTCTGCAACTGATCGGCATAAGCAATCAACTGACCATCCAATCAAGTTCATTTTAAGAAGGCATCCATATTCCCTCAGGTTTAAGATCAAACCAG GCCCTGAAGCTGGTAGTATGGATGGTCGCGCCAAGAAGATCTCTTGGTTTCTTTTTCACCCGGTTTTGCCTCTTGCTCTCTCTGTTCAACAGACTTTGATCATGCAGCCCCCACTTGTAAATATTTCAGTTGTAAATATTCACTTTCGAAGATGA